One Dioscorea cayenensis subsp. rotundata cultivar TDr96_F1 chromosome 17, TDr96_F1_v2_PseudoChromosome.rev07_lg8_w22 25.fasta, whole genome shotgun sequence DNA window includes the following coding sequences:
- the LOC120281221 gene encoding uncharacterized protein LOC120281221 has translation MDQHCICMDSTQENQSNNEHGILLQHKNGETSSSSSTSSSSSSMNDFFQHEESSSSSPPNKDHSLNFGSETSTGNPFISVSEVPSIENFRSQSPPPIQVMGKYDVPDPNRIPSSVFTRTSTTPMEWSVASNESLFSIHLGNSSFSRDHVNIFGLSELHHADELSSTA, from the exons ATGGATCAGCATTGCATTTGCATGGATTCAACACAAGAAAACCAAAGCAACAATGAACATGGAATTTTGCTGCAACACAAGAATGGTGAAACAAGCTCctcatcatcaacatcttcaagttcatcatcaatgaatgatttcttccaa CATGAAGAATCATCTTCATCGTCACCACCGAATAAAGATCATAGTCTGAATTTTGGATCAGAAACATCAACAGGAAACCCATTTATTTCTGTTTCTGAAGTTCCTagtattgaaaattttagatcACAATCTCCTCCTCCAATTCAAGTCATGGGAAAATATGATGTTCCAGATCCAAACAGAATACCTTCCTCTGTTTTCACAAGAACATCTACAACACCAATGGAGTGGAGTGTGGCTTCAAATGAATCATTGTTTAGTATTCATCTTGGAAACTCTAGTTTTTCCAGAGACCATGtcaatatttttggattgtctgAATTACATCATGCAGATGAATTGAGTTCAACAGCA
- the LOC120280165 gene encoding uncharacterized protein LOC120280165, protein MQKPVENEAVAAIGVNEAMDNIVFRTSEQEIHEQDRPKSEVARNSVSTSHGSAASFQSFAFPILTGEEKEATTKLEAKNATPEPQVRETHEVVAKTETPKAATSRRKWFACFSCCCSSPCCC, encoded by the exons ATGCAAAAACCAGTTGAAAATGAAGCAGTTGCAGCAATTGGTGTTAATGAAGCCATGGATAATATTGTTTTCAGAACTTCAGAACAGGAGATTCATGAACAAGATAGACCGAAGTCTGAGGTTGCAAGGAATTCAGTTAGCACATCTCATGGCAGTGCAGCAAGTTTTCAATCTTTTGCTTTTCCAAT ATTAACAGGAGAAGAGAAGGAAGCAACAACAAAATTGGAAGCTAAGAATGCAACTCCAGAGCCACAAGTTAGAGAAACACATGAGGTTGTTGCAAAAACAGAGACACCCAAAGCAGCAACTAGCAGGAGGAAATGGTTTGCATGTTTTTCCTGTTGTTGTTCATCACCATGTTGTTGCTGA
- the LOC120280188 gene encoding dof zinc finger protein DOF3.1-like, whose translation MEGPSPPPPSQALQAPPSMEEQPAKCPRCESTNTKFCYYNNYNLSQPRHFCKACRRYWTKGGALRNVPVGGGSRKNSKRLSPNSSSSTLPAAKRSSSTSPPCNSSSVPDSELLSVFPPPLDSEHHSVLGVSGSFSSLLNSSSQFGSFMEEFDQPAGEHLGLCLESQQQSSTDSSGTENFLSLQGDWPGGWPDNLAIYTPGNGFQ comes from the coding sequence ATGGAAggaccatcaccaccaccaccatcacaaGCACTACAAGCACCACCATCAATGGAGGAACAACCAGCAAAGTGCCCAAGATGTGAGTCCACGAACACCAAGTTCTGCTACTACAACAACTACAACCTTTCTCAACCACGCCACTTTTGCAAGGCATGCAGACGTTACTGGACTAAAGGTGGCGCCTTGCGCAACGTTCCGGTTGGTGGTGGCTCAAGGAAGAACTCTAAACGTTTATCTCCTAACTCCTCTTCTTCTACTCTCCCTGCAGCTAAAcgttcttcttctacttctcctCCTTGTAACTCTTCCTCTGTTCCTGACTCTGAACTTCTTTCTGTTTTTCCACCACCTTTGGATTCTGAACATCACTCTGTGCTTGGTGTTTCTGGGAGTTTTAGCTCTCTTCTTAATTCTAGTTCTCAGTTTGGGAGTTTCATGGAGGAGTTTGATCAGCCTGCTGGTGAGCATCTTGGTCTCTGTTTGGAGTCTCAGCAGCAGAGCTCTACTGATAGCAGTGGTACTGAGAATTTTCTTAGTTTGCAGGGTGATTGGCCTGGTGGCTGGCCTGATAATTTGGCTATCTACACTCCTGGCAATGGATTTCAGTga